One window of the Salvia miltiorrhiza cultivar Shanhuang (shh) chromosome 6, IMPLAD_Smil_shh, whole genome shotgun sequence genome contains the following:
- the LOC130990686 gene encoding uncharacterized protein LOC130990686: MSNSLLDRALFSQGFASLWSNIVTHALPRLTSDHSPLVMICRADSVQGRRSFKFLNMWVSHPNFQDLVTSSWEQRVDINCQIFRVMFKLRRLRSDLRNWNKTVFGNVDTQIEEGQRRLSVLQNDISSTGYTDDLFDAEVAEQASLGTLLDRKCNLLQQKSRANWLNDGDRNSSFFHRLIKFRKRPQRIEHLKIEGNMVYDQSIIQDHIIDFFSNLFREEGQRTVDRVMLEAIIDEWVTEEQNDTLTRIPDDAEIAAAVFGMDSNSAPGPDGFSGSFFQNCWSIIKADVVVAIRAFFLKNYLPAGCNASTLILIPKKEAVDTVADLRPIILSNFFFKIISKILATRLGAIASRGVSQNQFGFISGRSIHDCIVMGSEGFSCMNRTGRRSNMACKVLRVNGFNERFIQWISIIFNSARISILYNGQLSGYFACSRGVRQGDPLSPIIFGIAEDVLSHLFSNCVRSGHLVPMDYSRATHFPTHLLYADDILIFCKASVKNARKIKEILELYGDLSGQICSPEKSRVFFSEKVQPGLRHGISRCMGFSLGELPVIYLGVPLFVGRIKASYFDAIHDRIIQKFARWKGLHLSMAAWRLVKGKDLMAATLSTRYLNSFGHAKNNIGSSPFWTSVRDHVTQLVDDSYSLIGVGAATMFWCDDWLGYRLTDKLKIPCYMFDFLTQAVDEYFFDGIWHFSEDFIINFPDVVIDILLLPIGGDEDTRFWKHSVSGEVTSATAYSHTSQDFPKVLWGNWIWERFIPERRSIVCWRVIHQRLPTVDNLIRRGIQGPNRCALCGKAEESINHLFWDCEMIKPIWGEFLYWFQQEDLKHCVDIHSFMVSAWSLDSSSLIKAFWKAGIVNILWKIWDCRNHVIFDDLEFNIIMIRSFIKVSFREMDRHFKKLGNSNNTWSDYLILRSIGVATRAKPPPIMIEVYWWPPAVSWMKVNTDGSAHGAPGSIAAGGVFRDSWGWVRGCFHFKGGRGFAFEAELLAVIHAISIAHNRGWFSLWVEADSEYMVRLLQERSMDVPWRFIGLWKQAIMKISDFNMQVSHIYREGNRAADIMANQDREEGWWPFAIEEIKLATNLDMATHSAMAAGCELRLFAAQVLRCLCLSQLVT; encoded by the exons ATGTCGAATTCCCTTCTTGACAGAGCTCTTTTCTCACAGGGGTTTGCGTCTTTGTGGTCGAATATTGTAACTCATGCCCTTCCTCGTCTGACCTCGGATCACTCTCCGTTGGTCATGATTTGTCGTGCGGATTCTGTTCAGGGAAGGAGGTCCTTCAAATTCCTCAACATGTGGGTTTCTCATCCAAATTTTCAAGATCTCGTCACTTCTTCTTGGGAGCAGAGAGTTGATATTAACTGCCAGATCTTTCGTGTTATGTTCAAACTCAGACGTCTTCGTTCTGATCTGCGGAATTGGAACAAAACGGTGTTTGGTAATGTCGATACTCAAATTGAGGAGGGACAGAGACGGTTAAGTGTGCTGCAGAACGATATCTCCAGCACGGGGTATACCGATGATCTGTTTGATGCAGAAGTTGCCGAGCAGGCCTCTCTTGGGACTCTTCTGGATAGGAAGTGTAATCTTCTTCAACAAAAGAGCAGGGCGAATTGGCTAAATGATGGTGATCGTAATTCGTCCTTTTTTCATCGTTTGATAAAGTTTCGTAAACGGCCACAAAGAATTGAGCATCTTAAGATTGAAGGCAATATGGTTTATGATCAGAGTATCATTCAAGACCACATTATCGATTTTTTCTCGAATCTTTTCAGAGAGGAAGGGCAACGCACTGTGGACAGAGTTATGCTGGAGGCTATTATTGATGAGTGGGTTACGGAGGAGCAGAATGATACTCTCACTCGTATTCCGGATGATGCGGAGATCGCGGCTGCTGTTTTTGGGATGGATTCTAACAGTGCTCCTGGGCCGGATGGTTTTTCTGGTTCTTTCTTTCAGAATTGCTGGAGTATCATAAAAGCTGACGTTGTTGTTGCAATTCGAGCTTTCttcttaaaaaattatttgccGGCTGGGTGTAATGCGAGTACGTTGATTCTCATTCCAAAGAAGGAAGCGGTGGACACTGTTGCTGATCTTCGGCCGATCATCCTTTCAAacttcttctttaaaatcatcTCGAAGATTTTAGCTACGAGATTGGGAGCTATTGCCTCGCGCGGAGTGTCTCAAAATCAGTTTGGTTTCATTAGTGGCCGCTCCATTCATGATTGTATTGTGATGGGCTCGGAGGGTTTTAGCTGTATGAACAGAACCGGGCGTCGTTCGAACATGGCTTGCAAG GTGCTTCGGGTGAATGGCTTTAATGAGAGATTCATTCAGTGGATTTCGATCATCTTTAACTCGGCTCGTATTTCCATTCTTTACAATGGACAGCTTAGCGGGTATTTTGCTTGTTCTCGAGGGGTGCGGCAGGGAGATCCCTTGTCTCCGATCATTTTTGGTATAGCGGAAGACGTTCTCAGTCACCTGTTTTCGAACTGTGTGCGGTCTGGACACCTGGTCCCTATGGATTACAGTCGTGCCACTCACTTCCCCACTCACCTTCTTTACGCGGATGACATCCTAATCTTTTGCAAAGCCTCGGTGAAGAATGCTCGTAAAATCAAAGAGATTCTGGAGTTGTATGGTGATCTTTCTGGACAGATTTGTAGTCCGGAAAAATCTCGTGTTTTTTTCTCTGAAAAAGTACAACCGGGGCTGCGTCATGGCATCTCGAGATGCATGGGTTTCTCTTTGGGCGAGCTGCCGGTTATCTACTTGGGGGTTCCGTTGTTTGTTGGCAGAATCAAGGCTTCTTATTTTGATGCTATTCATGATCGTATTATTCAGAAATTTGCCCGTTGGAAGGGTCTTCATCTGTCTATGGCAG cCTGGCGTCTGGTGAAAGGCAAAGATCTTATGGCTGCCACATTGAGCACGAGGTATCTCAATTCTTTTGGCCACGCGAAGAATAACATTGGTTCTTCTCCTTTTTGGACCAGTGTTCGTGATCATGTGACTCAGTTAGTTGATGATTCTTATTCTCTTATTGGGGTCGGCGCTGCTACTATGTTTTGGTGCGATGATTGGCTTGGTTACAGATTGACTGACAAGTTAAAGATTCCTTGCTACATGTTCGATTTTCTTACTCAAGCCGTGGACGAGTACTTTTTCGATGGAATCTGGCACTTTTCTGAGGATTTTATCATCAATTTTCCGGATGTTGTAATTGATATTCTCCTTCTTCCTATCGGTGGTGATGAAGACACCCGTTTCTGGAAGCATTCGGTCAGTGGGGAGGTCACCTCTGCTACGGCATACTCTCATACGAGCCAGGATTTTCCTAAAGTTTTGTGGGGGAATTGGATTTGGGAGCGTTTCATACCTGAGCGACGCTCGATTGTGTGCTGGCGCGTTATTCACCAACGCTTGCCGACGGTGGATAATCTCATCCGCCGGGGAATTCAGGGTCCCAATCGTTGTGCGCTATGTGGGAAAGCGGAAGAGTCGATCAACCACTTGTTTTGGGATTGCGAGATGATTAAACCTATTTGGGGAGAATTCTTATATTGGTTTCAACAAGAGGATTTAAAGCATTGTGTTGATATTCACAGCTTCATGGTTAGCGCCTGGTCTTTGGATAGCAGTTCGTTGATCAAAGCTTTTTGGAAGGCGGGCATTGTTAACATTTTGTGGAAAATATGGGACTGTCGTAATCAtgttatttttgatgatttggAGTTTAACATCATTATGATTAGAAGCTTTATCAAAGTGAGTTTTAGAGAGATGGATCGGCACTTCAAGAAGTTGGGTAACTCCAATAATACCTGGTCGGATTATCTCATTTTGCGATCTATTGGTGTGGCTACTCGCGCTAAGCCTCCGCCGATTATGATTGAGgtttattggtggcctccggCTGTTAGTTGGATGAAGGTCAACACGGATGGTTCGGCTCATGGGGCGCCGGGGAGTATTGCAGCTGGTGGAGTTTTTAGAGACAGCTGGGGTTGGGTACGAGGCTGTTTTCACTTTAAGGGTGGGCGAGGTTTTGCTTTCGAAGCTGAGCTTCTGGCCGTGATCCATGCAATCTCGATTGCCCATAATCGAGGATGGTTTTCTCTATGGGTGGAAGCTGATTCTGAGTATATGGTTCGGCTTCTCCAGGAGAGAAGCATGGACGTTCCTTGGCGTTTCATTGGTCTTTGGAAGCAAGCGATTATGAAAATTTCTGACTTCAATATGCAGGTGTCGCATATTTACCGTGAAGGAAATAGAGCAGCGGACATCATGGCAAATCAAGATCGCGAAGAGGGTTGGTGGCCTTTTGCCATTGAGGAGATAAAGTTGGCGACCAACTTGGATATGGCGACGCATAGTGCG ATGGCGGCTGGTTGTGAGCTTCGGCTGTTCGCTGCACAGGTGCTGCGATGCCTCTGTTTGTCGCAGCTGGTTACTTGA